Proteins from a genomic interval of Lycium ferocissimum isolate CSIRO_LF1 chromosome 2, AGI_CSIRO_Lferr_CH_V1, whole genome shotgun sequence:
- the LOC132034839 gene encoding tryptophan aminotransferase-related protein 4-like, protein MSSVNLKRAVCLSISVIVNLICLVLIICSRRNEKLSWTREAATAAENVASFSCSGHGRAYLDGLVTDNGRPICECNACFTGPDCSVFIPNCTVDADSGNPMFLEPFWKQNAGSSCIMVAGWHRMGYEFEDGSLISKELENVIHKLHDTVGNANTSNKYIIFGAGSTQLLNAAVYALSRTIYSSSPSSPTKVVTSAPYYPVYKSQTELLDSKQYKFSGDTSSWKNKTRSNNFIEFVTCPNNPDGHLNKAVLQGKFARHVYDLAYYWPHYTPIPAPMDEDLMLFTLSKLTGHAGSRFGWAIVKDKAVYERMVEYIDLNTYGVPRETQLRALKLLNVVLQGDRREMFRFAHTTMKSRWEKLTNILSTSKRFSMEKIPSQHCAFSRQVRAPSPAFAWLKCEAEEDKDCYNLLRAAYILGRKGAVFGVENRYVRISVVNSQDDFNLLQQRLQDLVSKERSIIEVVTSL, encoded by the exons ATGTCATCAGTGAATTTGAAGAGGGCAGTGTGCTTGAGCATTTCAGTAATTGTCAATCTTATCTGCCTTGTGTTAATAATTTGCAGCAGGCGTAATGAGAAGCTAAGCTGGACGAGGGAAGCAGCAACAGCAGCAGAGAATGTTGCCTCTTTTAGTTGCTCAGGCCATGGAAGGGCTTATTTAGATGGCTTAGTGACAGATAATGGTAGACCTATTTGTGAGTGCAATGCATGCTTTACAGGCCCTGATTGTTCTGTCTTTATACCCAATTGCACCGTTGATGCAGACAG TGGAAACCCAATGTTTTTAGAGCCATTCTGGAAGCAAAATGCAGGGAGTAGTTGCATTATGGTGGCTGGGTGGCACAGAATGGGTTATGAATTTGAGGATGGTTCTCTCATCTCTAAGGAATTGGAGAATGTAATCCACAAGTTGCATGACACTGTAGGAAATGCAAACACATCCAACAAGTACATAATATTTGGTGCTGGCTCGACTCAGCTTCTTAATGCGGCAGTATATGCTCTTTCCCGCACCATCTATTCATCTTCACCTTCATCACCTACCAAGGTAGTAACTTCTGCTCCTTACTACCCAGTTTACAAATCTCAAACGGAGCTTTTGGATTCGAAGCAATATAAGTTTAGTGGTGATACATCCTCGTGGAAAAACAAAACAAGGAGTAACAACTTCATTGAGTTCGTGACGTGTCCAAACAATCCAGATGGGCACCTAAACAAGGCAGTCCTTCAAGGCAAATTCGCAAGGCATGTTTATGATTTAGCTTACTATTGGCCACATTACACCCCAATTCCAGCCCCTATGGATGAAGACCTCATGTTATTTACACTTTCTAAGCTCACTGGTCATGCCGGTAGTAGATTTGG ATGGGCCATAGTCAAAGACAAAGCTGTGTATGAAAGAATGGTGGAATACATAGATTTAAACACTTATGGTGTTCCGCGTGAAACTCAGTTGAGAGCTTTAAAGCTCTTAAATGTTGTGCTACAAGGAGATAGAAGAGAAATGTTTCGATTTGCACATACAACGATGAAGTCTCGTTGGGAAAAGCTCACGAATATCCTGTCGACTTCAAAACGCTTTTCAATGGAAAAAATCCCCTCGCAACATTGTGCATTTTCAAGACAAGTTAGGGCACCTTCACCAG CTTTTGCGTGGTTAAAATGtgaagcggaagaagataagGATTGCTACAATTTGCTGAGGGCAGCATATATCCTTGGTCGAAAAGGCGCTGTATTTGGAGTAGAAAATCGTTACGTTAGGATTAGCGTTGTGAATAGCCAAGATGATTTCAATTTATTGCAACAAAGACTGCAAGATCTAGTGTCTAAAGAACGATCCATCATCGAGGTTGTCACGTCATTATga